One Oryza sativa Japonica Group chromosome 8, ASM3414082v1 DNA window includes the following coding sequences:
- the LOC4344764 gene encoding uncharacterized protein codes for MEYGRRKPISLLELCIRTTMDNLRYVDNVDGVEMDLLQRILPHCKMEDLTRIENNTEMDLTPVTDKLWKLFYTRQFGEENANQVVKRMSMSGARYKWKDLFDAKTKKQKEYEEKMGQRLAKKYEAAKAEKQSKQIKICTKVPPSSKRSFFGGSGPSNLSSYKSPILKKARMEVNSQAKMKAAIQRNTIARTSQHIRMNSNHVQPMKTTTIHRPNSTITITKPTGPNKPLQSDKQTGLNRPFESNKPTGQNRPFQSNKPTGQNRPLQSNKPTDLNRPFQSNRPKF; via the exons ATGGAGTATGGAAGGAGGAAACCTATTAGCTTGCTGGAGCTGTGCATCCGTACTACCATGGATAACCTGAGGTATGTCGATAACGTGGACGGCGTGGAGATGGATCTGCTCCAGAGAATCCTGCCTCACTGCAAGATGGAGGACCTGACCCGTATCGAGAACAATACCGAG ATGGATCTTACCCCAGTTACTGATAAGCTGTGGAAGCTATTCTATACGCGACAATTCGGCGAGGAAAATGCAAACCAAGTCGTCAAGAGAATGAGCATGAGCGGAGCGCGGTACAAGTGGAAGGATCTCTTCGAT GCCAAAACAAAAAAGCAGAAGGAATATGAAGAAAAGATGGGCCAGAGGCTTGCTAAGAAGTATGAGGCAGCGAAAGCTG agAAACAAagtaaacaaattaaaatttgtACGAAGGTGCCACCAAGCAGCAAAAGAAGTTTTTTCGGAG GAAGTGGACCCAGCAACCTATCCAGCTATAAGAGCCCTATTCTTAAAAAAGCAAGGATGGAGGTTAACAG TCAGGCAAAAATGAAAGCTGCTATTCAAAGGAATACTATAGCAAG GACATCTCAGCACATAAGGATGAACTCAAATCATGTACAGCCAATGAAGACAACGACTATTCATAGACCCAATTCAACCATTACCATCACTAAACCAACTGGTCCGAATAAGCCATTACAGAGCGACAAACAAACTGGTCTGAATAGGCCGTTTGAGAGCAATAAACCAACTGGTCAGAATAGGCCATTCCAGAGTAACAAACCAACTGGTCAAAATAGGCCATTGCAGAGCAACAAACCAACTGATCTGAATAGGCCGTTTCAGAGCAATAGGCCGAAATTCTAG